CTTCTTCTCAGCGCTCATCGACTATCCTCCCTTAATTCTCAACTTGTAAAGTTAAGTTACACATCCAATATTTAAGCATTGGTGGAAAAATCCGAGGGGCAAGCCTATAAATCTAAACCCGGCCTTCAAACACCGACTTCGAAGCCCGAGCCTGGGACGGAAAGGAACGGGGATAAGCCCCCCGATGGACAGGGTCAGAGCTCAGGCACGACCCCGGGTATCCTGGGGAAGGGCTGCACCTCAGCCACATGTTCCGCCCCGCATATGTAGGCTATGAAGCGTTCCACCCCGAGGCCTGCGCCGGCCGAGGGTTTAAGCCTCCCCTCCCCGGCGAGCTCGAGCAACAGCCTATACTCATCCTTCCTTATGCCGTCCCTCTCCATCTTCCTAACTATCTTCTCGTATTCGTATTCCCTCTCCGCGCCTGAAACGACTTCCCCGAAGCCTTCGGGGAGGATGAGATCGAAGTTCCGCCACTCCCCCGAGGCCTCATCCTCGAAATCGTAGAATTCCCTCGGTATATCGGTCACCCATACGGGGTCCGGGGACTCCTCTGAGACCCGCTCCTCCCAGCGTCCCCCGTAGATCTCCATCAACTCATCCCTCCTATAGACCTTGAAGGGCGTCCCCGGCACCTTTAAATCCCTCCCGAGGAGCCTAAGCTCCCCCTCGAAGCCCTCCCTCACGCGGCGTATGGATTCCACGATGAGCTCCTCGAAGAGGCTGAAGAGCATCTCCATCCTCCCATAGGCTACCTCCAGATCCAGCTGATTGAACTCGTATAGATGCCTCCCCGTCCCAGCCCTCCGCGCACTCTCGATCCTTATGTTGGGGGATATCACGAAGATCTTCTCGGGGCCTAGGGAGACCAGTACCCTCTTATGGATTATCATGCTCTGCATGGTCCTAACCTTTTGGCCGTAGATCTCCAATTCTATCCTCTTCTCGATGCTGGCCGCCGTGTCGGGCCAGAGGGGATCCGTGGACTTAGCGAGTATCACGGGCAGGATCCAGTAGAAGCCCCTCCGCACCAACAGGTCCACCATCACCTTAAGGACAGCGGTGCCTATCCTGAGGATGGCTTCTCCCCCTCGGCTATCCAGGGGCCACCGCCGGAAACCCTCCTCAGAAATCCCCGTTAAAGTCTTCATCCGCTTCTCCCCGAGCTCTAAGGGTTTCTCCCCGGAGGCTAATAAAAATTTCCATAATAAAACCGTAAAATATACATAAAAATACATTAGAAACGAATAAACATCATAATTATTACGAGAAAGTCGCACAGGATCCCCTAAGGGAGGAGGCGTGAGGCGAATCATCCCTTCCCTACCTCTATGGCTTAATGTGACTCGTATTAGGAGGGCCCGGAGAGGTGGCCTCTAGGCGTCGCAGATCCCCATATCCCCAGCCGTCGGGGTAATCCTCCTAGTCTCGATCACTGTCACGGCCGCCCTCATAACCTACGTCTACGTCGTGGGGAACATGCCCTACACGTCGACCAGCAGCGTAGACGTCATAGAGATACATAATGTACAATGGACAAGCCCCAACAAGGCGGTTTTGACGTTATCCAACCCCGGCTTATCAGCTGAGATCCTTGAAGTAGCGTATGTGGATGCCCTCCAAGGGTTCTCCTGCGGACTCGGGAGACGATAAATATTAAGGATGAGGTAAGGGACGGGCAACCTCCTGCACAGCCCACATGAGATCCGACGGAAAAGCTCAGAACCTCAATCGTAGGATAAACCCTCAAATATTTCAAGTTGCATGGTTCGATGTTGGGCATTTCCGAATGGACCCCTCATGTGAGGCCTGGAGGGCCGGGGGGACGGGGTCAAACAGGGCTAGGGGGTGGATCCCCGGCATGCGAACTCGGCTTGCTTCGACAAACAGGCTGGTTTGACGCGGCCGAAGCGCTATGGGTGGAGGCTAAGGGGAAACCGATGAACCGGGGATCCCCGCATCCCATGGGGGAAGTCAAACATGGGCGATGGGCTCCTTCATCCCCTCCTTCATGTAGGCGTAGGCCATCCTAGGCGTATTATAAGCTGCTCCTTCCAAGCCTTCCCGGTTTAGGGCGATCGCCCCGCCCCTCCCCTTTAGGCGGCTCCAAAGCAGCTCTACGGCCTGGGCGCACGCCTCGCTGGGCGGCTTCTCCGCCATCCCATCCACAACCCTCTTGGAGAATATGAGGCGCATGAGGGCTTCGCCCCAGCCTGTGGCCGAGGCCCCGCCTATCCTATTATCGGCGTAGGCTCCGCATCCTATGATGGGGGAATCGCCGACCCTGCCCGGGCGCTTGAAGGGGGAGCCGCCCGTGGAGGTTCCGGCGGCTATGTTACCCCTGAGGTCTAGGGCTACAGCCCCCACGGTCCCCCCGCCGTCCATCCCCGGCCTAGGGTCGAAGAACTCCCCCGATGATACGGTGCCCCGGGCTTTAAGCCTCTGGTAGAGCTCAAGCTCCCTCTCGACGATCAGCCGCTCCTGACCACACGTCTCGAACCCTATCTCCTCCGCGAAGCGCTCCGCCCCGTATCCCACCAGGAAGGCATGCTCCGTCTCCTCCATAACCTTCCTCGCCAGGGATATGGCCTTAACCACGTTCCTGACGGCGGCTACCGCGCCGAACCTCAGGGTTGAGCCGTCCATGATCATCGCGTCGAGCTCCACTACCCCATCCCTGTTGAGGAAGGATCCCACTCCCGCGTCCAAGTTGGGATCCTCCTCCATGAGGTTCACAGCGGCCTCCACCCCATCCAGGGCGGATCCCCCGTCCTCCAGGACCTTGAAGCCCTCCAGGGCGGCCCTCCACACGGCTGAGCGGTGGGCCTCGACGAGCCCCTCAGGGATGCTCCAAGCCCCCCCATGAACTATTATAGCGGGCTTCACCCCGGATCCACGCCTCCCCTTTAAACGGGCATAGAAGGACTCAAGGATTTAAAACGGTTTCCCGCCCTGAAAACCTTCTTCAAGCCCCCCATCAACATAATAATCTTTTTTATAG
The sequence above is a segment of the Candidatus Bathyarchaeota archaeon genome. Coding sequences within it:
- a CDS encoding asparagine synthetase, translated to MKTLTGISEEGFRRWPLDSRGGEAILRIGTAVLKVMVDLLVRRGFYWILPVILAKSTDPLWPDTAASIEKRIELEIYGQKVRTMQSMIIHKRVLVSLGPEKIFVISPNIRIESARRAGTGRHLYEFNQLDLEVAYGRMEMLFSLFEELIVESIRRVREGFEGELRLLGRDLKVPGTPFKVYRRDELMEIYGGRWEERVSEESPDPVWVTDIPREFYDFEDEASGEWRNFDLILPEGFGEVVSGAEREYEYEKIVRKMERDGIRKDEYRLLLELAGEGRLKPSAGAGLGVERFIAYICGAEHVAEVQPFPRIPGVVPEL
- a CDS encoding isoaspartyl peptidase/L-asparaginase, with the translated sequence MKPAIIVHGGAWSIPEGLVEAHRSAVWRAALEGFKVLEDGGSALDGVEAAVNLMEEDPNLDAGVGSFLNRDGVVELDAMIMDGSTLRFGAVAAVRNVVKAISLARKVMEETEHAFLVGYGAERFAEEIGFETCGQERLIVERELELYQRLKARGTVSSGEFFDPRPGMDGGGTVGAVALDLRGNIAAGTSTGGSPFKRPGRVGDSPIIGCGAYADNRIGGASATGWGEALMRLIFSKRVVDGMAEKPPSEACAQAVELLWSRLKGRGGAIALNREGLEGAAYNTPRMAYAYMKEGMKEPIAHV